One region of Ptiloglossa arizonensis isolate GNS036 chromosome 8, iyPtiAriz1_principal, whole genome shotgun sequence genomic DNA includes:
- the LOC143150323 gene encoding uncharacterized protein LOC143150323, with amino-acid sequence MQFIDTHPINLQRYCTLFILDIEDNATFYHIYHRERYTLNRHTFHRTLKNVQDTMSSNKRMPTNAETPTTIKRPQPLFIECNGPFLGLDDMPVQIKAPPVSDDEDTRSAEYDFEGNYNDTADETKSNGENARGIDNTSLGERDRPSTNKPKDDLLPSGLGKIKEEPCTSPTPTPSVTNPVTQPTSMFVSVPVKSETESNVVNNVPISGQDGNESSRNIENVGSRINPDQTQPRRNTDVPTTPVRKMRPILPKPIIGLNGEIVRLEGFDARMEEERNEDVARAKEKAMKKKRLDCQRTTLTDTSENDLETVYEKLRAVCPYCHNTYSSERVMNTHFRKYHKNHYRCKKCQYIYESQAILDEHYKVHEKKSNLLQCNSCKNRYKHMWGLKRHQIRAHSTVEPKAIRNENEDGGMICEHECQNQKINRLRTKTYACQHCENAYPAYSHLVAHERITHGILDKRPKEFRCNVCKGYYISEESLRRHAEYHERSFTCNDCGREFREKDHLRKHIRKHTGEKPYQCKVCFRRYAQLGVLRVHKLTHTGERPYVCNICGRSFTQRSSLMIHHRKHPGNHPPPARVSLASLVNVGK; translated from the exons ATGCAATTcatagatactcacccgataaACTTGCAACGGTATTGTACGTTATTTATTCTAGACATTGAGGATAACGCTACATTT TATCACATCTACCACCGTGAACGATACACTCTGAACCGTCACACATTTCACAGAACACTTAAGAATGTACAAGACACAATGAGCTCGAATAAAcg GATGCCAACGAACGCAGAAACGCCTACTACAATCAAACGACCGCAACCACTTTTTATAGAATGTAACGGACCTTTTTTGGGCCTGGATGATATGCCAGTTCAAATTAAGGCTCCTCCAGTTTCCGATGACGAGGATACCCGTAGCGCGGAGTACGATTTCGAAGGGAACTACAATGATACCGccgacgaaacgaaatcgaatgGGGAAAATGCGAGAGGCATTGATAACACGAGTCTAGGCGAAAGGGATCGTCCATCGACGAACAAACCTAAAGACGATTTATTACCAAGTGGACTCGGAAAGATCAAAGAAGAACCCTGTACGAGCCCAACACCAACGCCCTCGGTTACGAATCCGGTAACACAACCAACGAGTATGTTTGTTTCAGTTCCAGTTAAGAGCGAGACAGAATCGAACGTCGTTAACAACGTTCCGATATCCGGACAGGATGGAAACGAATCGTCTCGCAACATCGAGAACGTTGGATCGCGTATCAATCCCGACCAGACACAGCCTCGAAGAAACACCGATGTACCAACGACACCCGTAAGAAAAATGCGACCCATTCTACCCAAGCCGATAATAGGTCTGAACGGTGAGATCGTGAGGCTCGAAGGATTCGATGCACGaatggaagaagaaagaaacgaagatgttGCACGCGCGAAGGAGAAAGCGATGAAAAAGAAGAGGCTCGATTGTCAGAGAACAACGTTAACGGACACCTCGGAGAACGATTTGGAAACGGTGTACGAGAAACTCCGCGCGGTTTGCCCTTACTGCCACAACACTTactcgagcgagcgagtgaTGAACACACATTTTCGTAAATACCACAAGAATCATTACCGTTGCAAGAAGTGTCAATACATATACGAATCGCAGGCGATACTCGACGAGCATTACAAAGTTCACGAGAAGAAGTCGAATCTGTTGCAGTGCAACTCGTGCAAGAACAGGTACAAGCATATGTGGGGTTTGAAACGTCACCAGATACGAGCGCACAGCACCGTGGAACCGAAAGCGATACGGAACGAGAACGAGGACGGTGGTATGATCTGCGAGCACGAGTGCCAGAATCAAAAGATCAATCGGCTGCGAACGAAGACGTACGCCTGCCAGCACTGCGAGAACGCTTACCCGGCGTATTCACATCTGGTGGCGCACGAGCGCATCACACACGGTATACTGGACAAACGTCCGAAGGAGTTCAGGTGCAACGTGTGCAAGGGTTACTACATAAGCGAGGAGAGTCTACGTCGTCACGCGGAGTACCACGAACGGAGCTTCACATGCAACGACTGTGGCAGGGAGTTCCGCGAGAAGGATCACCTCAGGAAACACATACGCAAGCACACCGGGGAGAAACCGTATCAGTGCAAAGTCTGCTTCAGACGTTACGCTCAATTGGGTGTGCTCAGGGTGCACAAGCTCACCCATACGGGAGAACGGCCATACGTGTGCAATATCTGCGGGCGTAGTTTCACTCAACGGAGCAGCTTGATGATTCATCATCGTAAGCACCCGGGGAATCACCCACCGCCGGCTCGTGTCTCCCTCGCGAGTCTCGTCAATGTTGGGAAATAG